In one Bacteroidota bacterium genomic region, the following are encoded:
- the rsfS gene encoding ribosome silencing factor, whose protein sequence is MTKQANLIANSEKKKKSKRPKKTATAEQTTNLLDAIIDGMQEKKAKNITIVNLSDVENSVCDFFVICDADSKTHVEAIADSVEEVVRKTTGEKPFHAEGYENAEWILIDYINIVAHVFQKEIRDYYNLEALWADAEITTA, encoded by the coding sequence ATGACCAAGCAAGCGAACCTAATTGCCAATTCCGAAAAGAAGAAAAAATCGAAACGTCCTAAGAAAACAGCTACCGCCGAACAAACAACCAATCTTTTGGATGCGATTATCGACGGTATGCAGGAAAAGAAGGCGAAGAACATAACGATTGTTAATTTATCGGATGTTGAGAACAGTGTGTGCGATTTCTTTGTTATTTGTGATGCCGACAGTAAAACACATGTCGAAGCGATTGCAGATTCAGTAGAAGAAGTAGTAAGAAAGACAACAGGAGAAAAGCCTTTCCATGCAGAGGGTTATGAAAATGCAGAATGGATTTTAATTGACTATATAAATATTGTGGCTCATGTGTTTCAGAAAGAAATAAGAGATTATTACAATTTGGAAGCTTTGTGGGCAGACGCTGAAATAACAACAGCATAA
- a CDS encoding biotin--[acetyl-CoA-carboxylase] ligase: MATLFIGQNKVFLPETDSTNSYAISLLKNVNCPEGTVVYTHHQTAGRGQRGNSWIANPSLNITLSLVVKPNFLAPKNAFYLSKITALALHDVLTEILANSQFDIKIKWPNDILVNRKKIAGVLIENSFHEQHINWSVIGIGLNVMQTEFGSLMNSATSLLLLGNSDANPDAVSENLFVYFEKWYLKLKQNKLKEIDEQYHAHLFGIHQSMRFKHDTEEFNARIKGVSEQGLLQLIHENGEEKSYDIKTLSFVM; encoded by the coding sequence ATGGCAACACTTTTTATAGGGCAAAACAAAGTTTTTTTACCTGAAACAGATAGTACCAATTCTTATGCCATTAGCTTGTTAAAGAACGTTAACTGCCCTGAAGGCACTGTTGTTTACACCCATCATCAAACCGCTGGAAGAGGACAAAGAGGTAACAGTTGGATTGCAAATCCCTCTCTCAATATCACTCTTTCTCTTGTTGTAAAACCAAATTTTTTAGCCCCCAAAAACGCTTTCTATTTGAGCAAAATTACTGCTTTGGCATTGCATGACGTATTGACGGAAATATTAGCCAATAGTCAATTTGACATAAAAATCAAATGGCCAAATGACATACTTGTAAACAGAAAAAAAATTGCAGGCGTCCTCATCGAAAACAGTTTTCATGAGCAACATATTAACTGGAGTGTTATCGGGATTGGGCTTAATGTCATGCAGACAGAATTCGGTTCCTTAATGAATAGCGCTACTTCATTGCTTTTGTTAGGAAACTCTGATGCAAATCCTGATGCAGTGAGTGAAAACCTTTTTGTGTATTTTGAAAAATGGTATTTAAAATTAAAGCAAAACAAACTAAAGGAAATTGACGAACAATACCATGCGCATTTATTCGGCATTCATCAATCCATGCGATTTAAGCATGATACGGAAGAGTTTAATGCTCGTATAAAAGGTGTGAGTGAACAGGGACTGCTGCAATTAATTCATGAAAATGGAGAGGAGAAAAGCTACGATATTAAAACGTTAAGCTTTGTCATGTAA
- a CDS encoding dephospho-CoA kinase, which translates to MIVGLTGGIGTGKSTVGKLFQVLGVPVYNSDYRAKEMYFLPEVKEKVIALLGNEVYHADGSLNRAYISQKIFSDSSLLSKINGIIHPAVEKDFTSFKEEYKSHKYIIKETALLFETGLYKKVDKIILVMAPLEERLNRVMQRDKSSREDVLKRISHQMPDEEKQPISDFVIDNNETEGLIPQVLAIHQKLQNA; encoded by the coding sequence ATGATAGTAGGCTTAACAGGAGGCATCGGTACAGGTAAATCAACCGTTGGAAAGTTGTTTCAGGTGTTGGGAGTGCCTGTATATAATTCCGACTACAGAGCCAAGGAAATGTACTTTTTACCCGAGGTCAAAGAAAAAGTAATCGCACTTTTAGGAAATGAAGTCTATCATGCAGATGGCAGTTTAAACAGGGCTTATATATCTCAGAAAATATTTTCCGATTCATCGTTGCTTTCTAAGATAAACGGTATCATTCATCCGGCAGTAGAAAAGGATTTTACATCTTTTAAGGAAGAATACAAATCTCACAAATACATTATTAAAGAAACCGCGCTTTTATTTGAAACTGGTTTATACAAAAAAGTAGATAAAATTATTCTGGTAATGGCGCCGCTTGAAGAGCGCTTGAACCGCGTAATGCAAAGAGATAAAAGTAGCCGTGAAGATGTTTTAAAGCGTATCAGTCATCAAATGCCCGATGAAGAAAAGCAACCCATCAGCGATTTTGTGATTGATAATAATGAAACAGAAGGATTAATTCCTCAGGTTTTGGCTATCCATCAAAAACTGCAAAATGCTTAG
- a CDS encoding YbbR-like domain-containing protein — translation MRGKLSAFLICLAISAFLWISHRLNQTYFYSINVPVKFVNLPANKALINELPDHLRFDIKTNGLKLFFVLLRRPFNEITIDFNKLKSDNKQQAYSISSGNIKLSETTKLNVDVKRISPDTLFFVSKTGITKNVAVKAIISANPEKGYVLSKPVISPAFITINGDSISVNGIDSISTAPLYLNQVNANYNGQLALLRPSENVFLNINEVNISIKADKLLEKQIEVPLTALGIAPSTVAKLFPSKVKITYSAARNDFSEISSDDFKAVVNYSKHHNNKMMVELSTVPTQAKILSIEPTEVEFLLFKTK, via the coding sequence ATGCGGGGGAAATTATCAGCCTTCCTTATTTGCCTTGCTATTTCCGCTTTTTTGTGGATTTCCCATCGTTTAAATCAAACGTATTTTTATTCGATTAATGTACCGGTTAAGTTTGTTAATCTGCCCGCTAACAAAGCGCTGATTAACGAACTTCCCGATCATTTGCGTTTTGATATTAAAACAAACGGCTTGAAATTGTTTTTTGTTTTGTTGCGCCGTCCGTTTAATGAAATCACTATCGACTTTAATAAACTGAAAAGCGATAACAAACAACAGGCTTATTCAATCAGTTCCGGTAACATTAAATTAAGTGAAACCACAAAATTAAATGTGGATGTTAAGCGGATCAGTCCGGATACTTTGTTTTTTGTGAGTAAAACGGGTATCACTAAAAACGTAGCCGTTAAAGCAATTATTTCCGCGAATCCCGAAAAGGGTTATGTGCTATCAAAACCTGTTATCAGTCCTGCCTTTATTACTATTAACGGCGATAGTATTTCTGTAAATGGAATTGATAGTATTTCAACAGCACCACTTTACTTAAATCAGGTGAATGCTAATTATAACGGACAACTCGCATTGTTGCGTCCGTCGGAAAATGTATTTCTGAATATCAATGAGGTTAACATAAGCATTAAAGCCGATAAGCTTTTGGAAAAACAAATTGAAGTGCCATTAACCGCTTTAGGAATAGCGCCTTCAACAGTTGCAAAATTGTTTCCATCAAAAGTAAAAATCACATACTCTGCTGCACGAAATGATTTTAGTGAAATTTCCTCCGATGATTTTAAAGCTGTGGTGAATTATTCCAAGCATCATAACAATAAAATGATGGTAGAATTAAGTACAGTTCCAACGCAAGCCAAAATTTTATCCATCGAGCCAACCGAAGTTGAATTTTTACTCTTTAAAACAAAATGA
- the yajC gene encoding preprotein translocase subunit YajC: MLQQFILMAPQGGAQGGNPIMQILPLVLIIVVFYFFMIRPQVKKAKDQKKYIEALKKGDKILTIGGIYGKIVEMRDDATVIMEVEDGTKMKISKNAISQDASATLNQNA; encoded by the coding sequence ATGTTACAACAATTCATTTTAATGGCTCCTCAAGGGGGCGCTCAAGGCGGAAACCCAATCATGCAAATTTTACCACTCGTATTAATCATTGTGGTATTCTACTTTTTTATGATTCGTCCGCAAGTGAAAAAAGCAAAAGATCAAAAGAAATACATTGAGGCTTTAAAAAAGGGCGATAAAATTTTAACCATTGGCGGTATCTACGGTAAAATTGTAGAAATGCGCGATGATGCTACTGTAATTATGGAAGTAGAAGATGGCACAAAGATGAAGATTTCTAAGAACGCCATTTCTCAAGACGCTTCTGCTACTTTAAACCAAAACGCATAA
- a CDS encoding DUF1573 domain-containing protein, which yields MYRKLVLITAISVLVTSCANDNQEQGVSTNDITNSASANGEDKGSLPEIKFEEEEHDFGRITQGEKVSYAFKFKNIGKGNLIIASAAGSCGCTVPEFPKEPVLPGQEGKINVVFNSEGKSGIQEKTITVVTNCEPSTRVIRIKTDVIVAEAVKDEGF from the coding sequence ATGTATCGCAAATTAGTATTAATAACCGCAATCAGTGTTTTAGTGACATCCTGTGCCAATGATAATCAGGAACAAGGTGTTTCTACCAATGATATCACTAATTCAGCCTCTGCTAACGGAGAGGATAAGGGAAGTTTACCTGAAATTAAGTTTGAAGAAGAGGAACATGATTTTGGCCGAATTACTCAAGGCGAAAAGGTATCTTATGCCTTTAAATTTAAGAATATCGGTAAAGGTAACTTAATCATTGCATCAGCTGCAGGTAGTTGTGGTTGTACGGTTCCTGAATTTCCAAAAGAGCCTGTTTTACCAGGACAAGAAGGAAAAATTAATGTTGTTTTTAATAGCGAAGGTAAAAGCGGCATTCAGGAAAAAACAATTACAGTTGTTACCAATTGCGAGCCTAGTACCCGTGTTATCCGAATCAAAACCGATGTTATTGTTGCGGAAGCTGTAAAGGACGAAGGTTTTTAA
- the guaB gene encoding IMP dehydrogenase, with protein sequence MNSQKFVQEGLTYDDVLLVPDYSEVLPRDVNISSHFTRNIKLNTPIVSAAMDTVTEYQLAIAIAQEGGIGVLHKNMSIEDQAMHVRKVKRSESGMILDPVTLFEDATIGDALNIMAENKIGGIPVIDKSNKLVGIITNRDLRFEKNLKRPVTQVMTPASKAITAQQGINLKKAEEILQEHKIEKLPITDKNQKLVGLITYKDIIKIKVRPNACKDEMGRLRVAAAVGVTADAIERVDALVKANVDAIIIDTAHGHSKGVIDKLKEVKKKHKDLQVVIGNIATGKAALDLYKAGADAVKVGIGPGSICTTRVIAGVGVPQLSAIMDVAAALKGKNIPLIADGGIRFTGDVVKALAAGAGTVMMGGMFAGVEESPGETIIFEGRKFKSYRGMGSLEAMQKGSKDRYFQDAEDDIKKLVPEGISGRVPFKGYLSEVIYQIIGGLRAGMGYCGAKDIKALQNAKFIRITSAGVKEGHPHDVVITREAPNYSR encoded by the coding sequence ATTAACTCTCAAAAGTTTGTTCAAGAAGGACTTACTTACGATGACGTTTTATTAGTTCCCGATTATTCGGAAGTATTGCCTCGTGATGTTAACATTTCGAGTCATTTTACCCGTAATATAAAACTAAATACTCCTATTGTTTCGGCGGCTATGGACACTGTTACTGAGTATCAATTGGCAATTGCCATTGCTCAGGAAGGTGGAATTGGTGTGTTACATAAAAACATGAGTATCGAGGATCAAGCTATGCACGTGCGTAAGGTTAAACGCAGTGAAAGCGGAATGATTTTAGATCCTGTAACTTTATTTGAAGATGCCACTATTGGTGATGCTTTAAACATTATGGCTGAAAACAAAATTGGCGGTATTCCTGTGATTGATAAATCCAATAAACTTGTTGGTATTATTACAAACCGCGATTTACGTTTTGAGAAGAACCTTAAACGTCCGGTTACTCAAGTTATGACTCCTGCCAGTAAAGCGATCACTGCGCAACAAGGTATTAACCTTAAAAAAGCAGAAGAGATTTTACAAGAACACAAGATTGAAAAACTTCCCATCACCGATAAAAACCAAAAATTAGTTGGTTTAATTACTTACAAAGACATTATCAAAATTAAAGTTAGACCAAATGCTTGTAAGGATGAAATGGGACGTTTACGTGTAGCTGCAGCGGTTGGTGTAACTGCCGATGCCATTGAACGTGTTGATGCTTTAGTGAAAGCAAATGTTGATGCTATTATCATTGATACAGCGCACGGTCATTCTAAAGGTGTTATCGATAAATTAAAAGAAGTAAAGAAGAAACATAAAGATTTACAAGTGGTAATTGGAAACATCGCTACGGGTAAAGCTGCATTAGATTTATATAAAGCAGGTGCTGATGCCGTTAAAGTTGGTATCGGTCCTGGTTCAATTTGTACTACACGCGTTATTGCCGGCGTGGGTGTACCTCAATTATCCGCTATTATGGATGTTGCTGCGGCACTAAAAGGTAAAAATATTCCATTAATCGCCGATGGTGGTATTCGTTTTACCGGTGATGTGGTTAAAGCACTTGCCGCAGGTGCGGGAACCGTTATGATGGGCGGAATGTTCGCAGGTGTGGAAGAAAGTCCGGGAGAAACAATCATTTTCGAGGGTCGTAAATTTAAATCTTACCGTGGCATGGGCTCTTTGGAAGCCATGCAAAAAGGTTCCAAAGACCGCTACTTCCAGGATGCGGAAGACGATATTAAGAAATTAGTACCGGAAGGTATTAGTGGTCGAGTGCCTTTTAAAGGGTATTTATCGGAAGTAATCTATCAAATCATTGGTGGTTTACGTGCCGGAATGGGCTACTGTGGTGCAAAAGATATTAAGGCATTACAAAACGCTAAATTCATCCGCATAACTTCAGCAGGTGTGAAAGAAGGACATCCGCACGATGTTGTAATTACACGCGAAGCTCCAAACTATAGCAGATAA
- a CDS encoding peptide deformylase — protein sequence MVLPIVVYGDPVLRKVCEDITPDYEGLDQLIKDMFETMYAANGVGLAAPQINRAIRLFIVDATPFAEVEEDEESEFTKKELEEMKDFKKIFINARILEEDGEEWKFSEGCLSIPKIREDVLRKPTIKIEYLDENFKKHTETYDGVIARVIQHEYDHIEGVLFTDKVSPLKRRLISGKLSDISKGKVSADYKIRVYKAKR from the coding sequence ATGGTACTACCAATAGTTGTATATGGCGATCCGGTTTTAAGAAAGGTGTGCGAGGATATTACACCTGATTATGAAGGCTTGGATCAGTTGATAAAAGACATGTTCGAAACCATGTACGCGGCTAACGGTGTTGGACTGGCGGCACCTCAAATTAACAGAGCTATTCGTTTGTTTATTGTTGACGCTACTCCGTTTGCGGAAGTGGAAGAAGATGAAGAAAGCGAGTTTACGAAAAAGGAACTCGAGGAAATGAAGGATTTCAAGAAAATCTTTATTAATGCCCGCATCTTAGAAGAAGACGGCGAAGAATGGAAATTCAGCGAAGGCTGCTTGAGTATTCCTAAAATACGTGAAGATGTTCTAAGAAAGCCTACTATTAAAATCGAGTACCTCGATGAGAATTTTAAGAAACACACTGAGACTTACGATGGCGTGATTGCTCGTGTTATTCAGCACGAGTATGATCACATAGAAGGAGTTCTTTTCACTGATAAGGTGAGCCCGCTTAAGCGTCGTTTAATCTCCGGCAAACTTTCAGATATCAGTAAAGGTAAAGTAAGTGCCGACTATAAAATTCGTGTATATAAAGCCAAAAGATAA
- a CDS encoding tetratricopeptide repeat protein: protein MKNIIKQLIILIFVALIVFFLFYNCSGNKTETTKEETVKTETVQNPSLTNDCRTLYLDALKNDSIILSATQIDVVVANKAIKSFADFAQYCNTDSLAPVFLLKAGQIAQSINNMPQAKVSYEKVIEEFPEFKNRGAAMFLLAQLYDEPQYLNNEDRALELYNQIISLYGGTEWAANAAAARDLLGKSDDQIVKEFLKKNKGK from the coding sequence ATGAAAAACATCATTAAACAATTAATCATTCTAATTTTCGTTGCCTTAATTGTTTTCTTTTTATTTTATAACTGCAGCGGCAACAAAACAGAAACTACAAAAGAGGAAACAGTTAAAACTGAAACGGTTCAAAACCCAAGCCTCACCAACGATTGCAGAACACTTTATTTGGATGCACTCAAAAACGACAGCATCATTTTATCCGCTACTCAAATTGATGTTGTAGTCGCTAACAAAGCCATAAAGTCATTCGCTGATTTCGCACAGTATTGTAATACGGATAGCTTAGCGCCTGTCTTTCTTTTAAAAGCCGGACAAATAGCGCAAAGCATCAATAACATGCCGCAAGCTAAAGTCAGTTATGAAAAAGTAATTGAAGAATTTCCGGAGTTTAAAAACAGAGGAGCTGCCATGTTCTTATTGGCACAATTGTATGATGAGCCGCAATATCTAAACAATGAGGATCGCGCGCTTGAATTATATAATCAAATCATTAGTTTATATGGCGGTACTGAATGGGCTGCCAATGCCGCTGCTGCGCGTGATTTACTGGGAAAAAGCGATGATCAAATCGTGAAAGAATTCCTGAAAAAGAATAAAGGAAAATAA
- a CDS encoding type I asparaginase — translation MAKSKSKVLLIYTGGTIGMMQDPKTGSLKPFDFKSLTNQVPELNKFDIELSSIAFEKPIDSSNMHKDVWVKLANMIKDHYKAYDGFVILHGSDTMSFTASALSFMLESLDKPVILTGSQLPIGIIRTDGKENLITAIEIAGAKEKGKSIVTEVCIYFEYKLYRGNRTFKYNSEHFDAFKSPNYPPLAEAGVEIAYNKNALLKRGNGKLKVYSELDNDIIVLKLFPGLSKKLTTSIINTKGVKAIVLETFGAGNASTQEWFVNELKAAIARGVVILNVTQCHEGRVVQGMYETSRQLKNIGVISGHDITYESAVAKLMFLLGQKLPHAKLKQQLEKNLRGELSE, via the coding sequence ATGGCCAAGTCAAAATCAAAAGTACTGCTGATTTATACAGGTGGAACAATTGGAATGATGCAAGATCCGAAAACAGGTTCTCTCAAACCGTTCGATTTTAAATCGCTTACCAATCAGGTTCCTGAGTTAAATAAATTTGATATTGAACTATCATCCATCGCTTTTGAAAAACCAATCGATTCATCCAATATGCATAAAGACGTGTGGGTGAAATTGGCGAACATGATTAAGGACCATTACAAAGCCTACGACGGATTTGTGATTTTACATGGCTCCGACACGATGTCGTTTACGGCAAGTGCCTTGAGTTTTATGTTAGAGAGTTTAGATAAACCGGTAATCCTAACCGGCTCTCAATTACCAATTGGTATTATTCGTACTGATGGTAAGGAAAATTTAATTACAGCCATTGAAATTGCAGGCGCTAAAGAAAAGGGAAAGAGTATTGTCACGGAGGTTTGTATTTATTTTGAGTATAAACTTTACAGAGGTAATCGCACCTTTAAATATAATTCAGAACATTTCGATGCCTTCAAATCTCCAAATTATCCTCCTTTAGCAGAGGCAGGCGTTGAAATTGCCTATAACAAGAATGCACTTTTAAAACGCGGTAACGGAAAGTTGAAGGTGTATTCAGAGTTGGATAACGACATTATCGTTTTAAAATTATTTCCCGGACTCAGTAAAAAATTAACTACATCCATCATTAATACCAAAGGTGTAAAAGCCATTGTTCTCGAAACGTTTGGTGCAGGAAATGCCAGTACTCAGGAATGGTTTGTGAATGAATTGAAAGCGGCTATTGCGCGTGGTGTGGTGATTTTAAATGTTACGCAATGTCATGAGGGTAGAGTAGTGCAGGGCATGTATGAAACGAGCCGTCAGCTTAAAAATATTGGTGTCATTAGCGGACACGATATTACCTATGAAAGTGCTGTGGCTAAATTGATGTTTTTGCTCGGACAAAAATTACCGCATGCAAAATTAAAACAGCAATTGGAGAAAAATTTAAGAGGAGAATTATCGGAATAA
- a CDS encoding DUF3127 domain-containing protein produces MEVTGILKMKFDTQKVSDRFSKREFVLTTEATSPYPQHVSFQLTQDKCNLLDQYNIGDEMKIQFNLRGREWNGPQGIKYFNTLEAWRIEKMNGGASNQNSQAQSNNTETASPVFTSNISDNDDLPF; encoded by the coding sequence ATGGAAGTAACAGGTATCTTAAAAATGAAATTCGATACGCAAAAAGTAAGCGATCGTTTTTCGAAACGTGAATTCGTTTTAACTACAGAGGCTACATCTCCGTATCCTCAGCACGTAAGTTTTCAATTAACTCAAGACAAGTGTAATTTATTAGACCAATATAACATTGGTGACGAAATGAAAATTCAATTTAATCTTCGTGGTCGCGAATGGAATGGTCCGCAAGGCATAAAATATTTCAATACTTTAGAAGCTTGGAGAATTGAGAAAATGAATGGCGGAGCATCTAATCAAAATTCGCAAGCACAAAGCAATAATACAGAAACAGCATCACCGGTGTTTACATCAAACATCAGTGATAATGATGATCTACCTTTCTAA
- a CDS encoding flavin reductase family protein — MLSLNPKDLTIPQVHQYLLGAVGPRPICFASTIDKNGNPNVAPFSFFNVFSAAPPIAVFSPARSGRTGATKDTFENVKEVPECVINIVNYNMVYQTSLASSPFPKGVSEFTKAGLTPIESQLVKPFRVKESPVQLECKVKDIIELGQQGGAGNLVICEVVMIHVSEDVLDANKMIDQQKIDLVARMGGNYYCRAHGDALFEIEKPITTIGIGFDNMPDYIKKSHVLTGNNLGQLGNIEHLPTKEEVVQYKNSGAINEMFELYSKDRHKLEEHLHHMAQRLLKENKVAEAWKVLLAVEHID, encoded by the coding sequence ATGTTAAGCCTCAATCCTAAAGATCTTACCATACCGCAAGTACATCAGTATTTGTTGGGTGCAGTCGGACCGCGTCCGATTTGTTTTGCGAGTACCATCGATAAAAATGGGAATCCAAATGTGGCGCCTTTTAGTTTTTTTAATGTGTTTTCTGCAGCGCCTCCAATTGCGGTTTTTTCGCCCGCACGCAGCGGAAGAACCGGTGCAACGAAAGATACATTTGAGAATGTGAAAGAAGTACCGGAATGCGTGATTAATATCGTTAATTACAACATGGTTTATCAAACCAGTTTAGCAAGTAGTCCGTTTCCAAAAGGTGTAAGTGAATTTACAAAGGCCGGTTTAACACCAATCGAATCGCAATTAGTAAAACCTTTTCGTGTAAAAGAATCACCGGTACAATTAGAGTGTAAGGTAAAGGATATTATTGAGCTCGGACAACAAGGTGGCGCAGGGAATCTGGTGATTTGTGAAGTGGTGATGATACATGTAAGTGAAGATGTATTAGATGCCAATAAAATGATTGATCAGCAAAAGATTGATTTGGTGGCACGCATGGGCGGAAATTATTATTGCAGAGCACATGGCGATGCTTTGTTTGAAATTGAAAAACCAATTACAACTATCGGAATTGGTTTTGATAACATGCCTGATTATATCAAGAAAAGTCATGTATTAACAGGAAATAATTTAGGGCAGTTGGGAAATATTGAACATTTACCTACAAAGGAGGAAGTTGTTCAGTATAAAAACTCAGGGGCTATTAATGAAATGTTTGAGCTATACAGCAAAGACCGTCATAAATTGGAAGAGCATTTGCACCACATGGCACAACGCTTATTAAAAGAAAATAAAGTGGCAGAGGCATGGAAAGTGTTATTGGCAGTGGAGCATATTGATTAG
- a CDS encoding polyprenol monophosphomannose synthase, with product MSQSLVIIPTYNEIENIEKMIRKVFSLKREFHVLIVDDGSPDGTAQKVKELQNEFGGKLHIEERKGKLGLGTAYIHGFKWALAKNYEYIFEMDCDFSHNPDDLIRLQEACEKGADVSIGSRYCSGGKVSNWPLGRILMSYFASVYVRIVLWLPVKDTTAGFKCYKRKVLETINLDGIKFMGYAFQIEMKYTAYKKGFKLVEVPIMFVDRVEGVSKMSTKIFKEAFWGVLQMRFKKMD from the coding sequence ATGAGCCAGAGCTTAGTCATAATTCCTACCTACAACGAAATCGAGAACATCGAAAAGATGATCCGTAAAGTTTTTTCGCTGAAGCGGGAATTTCACGTGTTGATTGTAGACGATGGCTCTCCTGATGGAACAGCTCAGAAAGTAAAAGAACTTCAAAACGAATTTGGCGGTAAACTCCACATTGAGGAGAGAAAAGGAAAGTTAGGATTGGGAACAGCCTATATTCACGGATTTAAATGGGCATTAGCTAAAAATTACGAATACATTTTTGAAATGGATTGCGATTTTAGTCACAATCCGGATGATTTGATACGCTTGCAGGAAGCCTGTGAAAAAGGCGCTGATGTTTCGATTGGTTCCAGATATTGCAGCGGAGGAAAAGTGAGCAACTGGCCTTTAGGTCGCATTTTAATGAGTTATTTTGCCTCGGTTTACGTGCGCATTGTATTGTGGCTTCCGGTGAAAGATACGACTGCCGGCTTTAAATGTTATAAGCGAAAAGTTTTAGAAACCATTAATCTGGATGGTATAAAATTTATGGGATATGCCTTTCAGATTGAAATGAAATACACCGCCTACAAAAAAGGATTTAAATTGGTTGAAGTGCCGATTATGTTTGTTGACCGTGTTGAAGGCGTAAGCAAAATGAGCACCAAAATTTTCAAAGAAGCCTTCTGGGGCGTATTGCAAATGCGCTTTAAGAAAATGGATTAA
- a CDS encoding putative metal-dependent hydrolase, protein MSDTLGNLEYPVEPFVYGKDYTLTDVKNNLKVFSAFPVKLETLVKDWNSSILATTYRPGGWNARQIIHHLGDSHGNFVIRVKGALTEEPSQIKPYDENRWIALYDGTYSDIKPSLQMLHGIHARMTDLFNNLNNEEWQLTAYHPGSKHMFTVAELLANYTWHGEHHYGQLKLIEKIYKGT, encoded by the coding sequence ATGTCTGATACTTTAGGAAATTTAGAATATCCGGTTGAACCATTTGTTTATGGTAAGGATTATACCTTAACTGACGTAAAGAATAATCTAAAAGTTTTTTCGGCGTTTCCCGTTAAGCTGGAAACCTTAGTGAAAGATTGGAACTCATCTATACTTGCTACCACTTATCGTCCCGGAGGTTGGAATGCCCGTCAAATTATACATCATTTAGGTGACAGTCACGGAAACTTTGTAATTCGTGTGAAAGGCGCACTAACCGAAGAGCCATCACAAATAAAACCATACGATGAGAACCGATGGATTGCCTTGTATGATGGAACTTATTCGGATATTAAACCGAGTTTACAAATGTTACATGGCATACATGCGCGGATGACAGATTTATTTAATAATCTGAATAATGAGGAGTGGCAATTGACAGCGTATCATCCGGGCAGCAAGCATATGTTTACGGTGGCAGAATTATTGGCAAATTATACCTGGCATGGTGAGCATCATTACGGGCAATTAAAGTTGATTGAGAAAATTTATAAAGGAACTTAA